The genomic DNA GGTTGACGAGGGCGCTGGTGGCCGGTGGGCTGAGGTTGAGTGCGGCGCCCAGCTCGCCGGGGGTGGGGTGGCGGCCGGCGTTGGCGGCGTCGAGGATGACCACCAGGGCGTTCAGGTCGGTGCGGTGCAGGCCGTGCAGGACGGCGAACCGTTCGATGAACCGGTCGCTCTCCATGTTGAGCCGGCGTATCGCGACCATCAGCTCGTAGGCGGTCGGGGGCGGGGCGTCCTGCGTCACGTTCCTCCTCGTCCCGGCGCGGGTGAGCAGGTCTATTGTTCCATGCTAGAAATGTTCCATCATGGAAAGACTTGCGTGGACGCGGACGCTGACCCCGGCGCGGACGCTCGCCCTCGGCGTGGCCGCCAGTGCCCTGCTGACCGGGATGGTGTGGCTGCTCGGCCGGCGGCTGGCGGGCATCGAGTTGCTGCCCGACCAGGGCGCCTCCTGGTACTACTGGAAGCTGCCCGAGCCGACGTTGTGGACCCGGCTGACGGCCT from Nonomuraea muscovyensis includes the following:
- a CDS encoding MarR family winged helix-turn-helix transcriptional regulator — its product is MTQDAPPPTAYELMVAIRRLNMESDRFIERFAVLHGLHRTDLNALVVILDAANAGRHPTPGELGAALNLSPPATSALVNRLEQAGHVERRRSTTDRRKIEIAVNEPAVRLAGRFFAPLGRHLTAAIDEFTPDEREIIARFLTRAITATTTAVQETTT